One region of Etheostoma cragini isolate CJK2018 chromosome 16, CSU_Ecrag_1.0, whole genome shotgun sequence genomic DNA includes:
- the LOC117959730 gene encoding homeobox protein vex1-like has product MRGCFSIEWMAQSSQQPAGTETASASGPGPGPGPAACGTYAESLPGFYCRQKCGNGAQQKETQIQDLDAFSPRPRQHRASLKDPATEAGFSSGTEEETSGYESEEGQSLSPPAPADCPSPPSPASGRRPRTAFTAEQISSLEKAFKRNAYLGTQDKADLCRKLSLSDKQT; this is encoded by the exons ATGAGGGGATGCTTTTCCATCGAGTGGATGGCCCAGAGCAGCCAGCAGCCCGCGGGGACGGAGACCGCCTCGGCCTCTGGACCGGGACCGGGACCGGGACCCGCCGCCTGTGGGACGTACGCAGAGAGTCTGCCGGGTTTTTACTGCAGACAGAAGTGTGGAAATGGAGCCCAGCAGAAGGAAACCCAGATCCAGGACCTCGATGCGTTCAGCCCGAGACCCCGGCAGCACCGGGCCTCTCTTAAAGACCCAG CGACTGAGGCGGGTTTCAGCAGCGGGACCGAGGAGGAGACGTCCGGCTACGAGAGCGAGGAGGGTCAGTCCCTCTCCCCCCCGGCCCCCGCCGActgcccctcccccccatcGCCTGCGTCGGGGCGGAGGCCTCGGACGGCGTTCACGGCGGAGCAGATCAGCAGTCTGGAGAAAGCCTTCAAGAGGAACGCTTACCTGGGGACGCAGGACAAGGCCGACCTCTGCAGGAAGCTCAGTCTGTCGGACAAACAG ACCTGA
- the LOC117959205 gene encoding tripartite motif-containing protein 16-like protein has protein sequence QHEPKTRAGFLQYSREITLDPNTANTRLLLSKGNRKATFMGQHQSYSSHPDRFSGCWQVLSRESLTGRCYWEVEMRGGGRVSVAVAYKNISRAGGSDECGFGRNDKSWALYCNNNSYTFWSNKVQTPVSGPGSSRVGVYLDHSAGILSFYSVSGTMTLLHRVQTTFTQPLYAGLGVYWLLGASAELCKVK, from the coding sequence CAACATGAGCCCAAGACCAGAGCTGGATTCTTACAATATTCACGTGAAATCACACTGGAtccaaacacagcaaacacacgGCTGTTATTATCTAAGGGGAACAGGAAAGCAACGTTCATGGGTCAACATCAGTCTTATTCTAGTCACCCAGACAGATTCAGTGGCTGTTGGCAGGTCCTGAGTAGAGAGAGTCTGACTGGACGTTGTTACTGGGAGGTGgagatgagaggaggagggagagttTCTGTAGCAGTCGCATACAAGAACATCAGTAGAGCGGGGGGGTCGGATGAATGTGGATTTGGACGAAATGACAAATCTTGGGCGTTATattgcaacaacaacagttatacATTTTGGTCCAACAAAGTCCAAACTCCCGTCTCAGGTCCTGGGTCCTCCAGAGTAGGAGTGTACCTGGATCACAGTGCAGGTATTCTGTCCTTCTACAGCGTCTCTGGAACCATGACTCTCCTCCACAGAGTCCAGACCACGTTCACTCAGCCCCTCTATGCAGGACTAGGGGTTTATTGGCTTCTTGGAGCCTCTGCTGAGTTGTGTAAAGTGAAATAG